The following coding sequences lie in one Mycobacterium gordonae genomic window:
- a CDS encoding peroxiredoxin, whose amino-acid sequence MSLLTIGRQFPAYQLTALIGGDLSAVDAQQPGDYFTTISSDDHPGKWRVVFFWPKDFTFVCPTEIAAFGKLNDEFEDRDAQVLGVSIDSEFVHFQWRAQHEDLKKLPFPMLSDIKRELSQATGVLNDDGVADRVTFIVDPNNEIQFVSATAGSVGRNVDEVLRVLDALQSDELCACNWRKGDPTIDAGELLKASA is encoded by the coding sequence ATGTCTCTGTTGACCATCGGCCGGCAATTCCCGGCCTACCAGCTGACCGCGCTGATCGGCGGCGACCTGTCCGCGGTCGACGCGCAGCAGCCGGGTGACTACTTCACCACCATCTCCAGCGATGACCACCCCGGCAAGTGGCGCGTGGTGTTCTTCTGGCCGAAGGACTTCACCTTCGTGTGTCCCACCGAGATCGCGGCCTTCGGCAAGCTGAACGACGAGTTCGAAGACCGCGACGCACAGGTGCTGGGGGTGTCGATCGACAGCGAGTTCGTCCACTTCCAGTGGCGGGCGCAGCACGAGGACCTGAAGAAGCTGCCCTTCCCCATGCTGTCGGATATCAAGCGGGAATTGTCGCAGGCTACTGGGGTTCTCAACGATGACGGGGTCGCCGACCGGGTCACCTTCATCGTCGACCCGAACAACGAAATCCAATTCGTCTCTGCCACCGCCGGTTCCGTCGGACGTAACGTCGACGAGGTGTTGCGGGTGCTGGACGCCCTGCAATCCGACGAGTTGTGCGCGTGCAACTGGCGCAAGGGCGACCCGACCATCGACGCCGGTGAGCTGCTCAAGGCTTCGGCGTAA
- a CDS encoding alkyl hydroperoxide reductase, translated as MSVENLKNALPEYAKDLKLNLGSITRTTVLTEEQLWGALLACAAATRNAQVLGEIGAEAADNLSEQAYNAALGAASIMGMNNVFYRGRGFLEGAYDDLRAGLRMNIIGNPGVDKADFELWSFAVSSVNGCGHCVVAHEHTLRESGVSREAILEALKVAAIVSGVAQAISAAHTLAEVG; from the coding sequence ATGAGTGTCGAGAATCTCAAGAACGCCCTGCCCGAATACGCCAAGGACCTCAAGCTCAACCTCGGCTCGATCACCCGCACCACGGTGCTGACCGAAGAACAACTGTGGGGTGCGCTGCTGGCGTGTGCGGCGGCGACCCGCAACGCGCAGGTGCTGGGTGAGATCGGCGCCGAGGCAGCCGACAATCTCTCCGAGCAGGCCTACAACGCCGCGCTGGGCGCCGCGTCGATCATGGGCATGAACAACGTGTTCTATCGTGGTCGCGGCTTCCTGGAAGGCGCCTACGATGACCTGCGTGCCGGCTTGCGGATGAACATTATCGGCAATCCCGGTGTGGACAAAGCAGACTTCGAGCTGTGGAGTTTCGCGGTGTCGTCGGTCAACGGGTGCGGTCACTGCGTGGTGGCCCACGAGCACACGCTGCGGGAGTCGGGCGTGAGCCGGGAGGCCATCCTCGAGGCACTGAAGGTGGCGGCTATCGTTTCCGGTGTGGCACAGGCAATCAGCGCGGCTCACACACTGGCGGAGGTAGGCTGA
- the lon gene encoding endopeptidase La, which produces MAEAKSVPVLFVTDTIVLPGMVVPIALDASSQAARAAIDAARASESGQLLIAPRLDDRYPSHGVIAKILQLGRLPGGGSAAVVRGETRAQIGAGASGPGAALWVEVTEVVEADVTDEIKALAADYKKLLLAILQRREAWQIVDYVNSLTDPSALADTSGYASYLSDVQKRELLETVDVAERLRVLIDWTGEHLAETEVNDKIAEDVREGMEKTQKEFLLRQQLAAIRKELGEGEPDGSDDYRARVEAAELPEKVRVAALREVGKLERVSDQSPESGWIRTWLDTVLDLPWNVRTEDSTDLTGARGILDADHHGLDDVKDRIVEYLAVRTRRAQRGLQLVGGRGSGAVMVLAGPPGVGKTSLGESVARALGRAFVRVALGGVRDEAEIRGHRRTYVGALPGRIVRAIGEAGSMNPVVLLDEIDKVGSDYRGDPSAALLEVLDPAQNHTFRDHYLDLDLDLSDVVFLATANVIDNIPSALLDRMELVQVDGYTEDDKVAIARDYLLPRQRERAALTDDEVTVTDAALHKIAADYTREPGVRQFERLLAKALRKVTTKLAPKSEGVSDPLVIDEHDLVGYLGRPRFTPESAERTAVPGVATGLAVTGLGGDVLYIEAGATDGEPGLQLTGQLGEVMKESAQIALSYVRSHAEALGIDIKNDPKLLDRRIHVHVPAGAVPKDGPSAGVTMVTALVSMATGRQVRSDVGMTGEVTLNGRVLPIGGVKQKLLAAQRAGLSTVFIPARNEPDLDDVPAEVLGALDVRPMTDVADIVAQALEPVGQVATVAA; this is translated from the coding sequence ATGGCTGAAGCCAAATCGGTTCCCGTGCTGTTCGTCACCGACACCATCGTTTTGCCCGGGATGGTGGTGCCGATTGCGCTGGACGCGAGTTCGCAGGCCGCGCGCGCGGCAATCGACGCTGCCCGGGCAAGCGAATCGGGGCAGTTGCTGATCGCGCCCCGGCTGGACGACCGGTACCCGTCACACGGTGTGATCGCGAAGATCCTGCAGCTGGGACGTCTGCCCGGGGGCGGCAGTGCCGCTGTCGTGCGGGGCGAGACCCGAGCCCAGATCGGCGCGGGAGCATCCGGCCCCGGCGCTGCGCTGTGGGTCGAGGTGACCGAAGTCGTCGAGGCCGACGTGACCGACGAGATCAAAGCACTGGCGGCGGACTACAAGAAGTTGTTGCTGGCCATCCTGCAGCGCCGCGAGGCTTGGCAGATCGTCGACTACGTCAACAGCCTGACCGACCCGTCGGCGCTGGCGGACACGTCCGGCTACGCGTCGTATCTCAGCGATGTGCAGAAGCGGGAGCTGCTGGAGACGGTGGACGTCGCCGAGCGGCTGCGCGTGCTGATCGACTGGACCGGCGAGCATCTGGCCGAGACCGAGGTGAACGACAAGATCGCCGAGGACGTCCGAGAAGGCATGGAGAAGACGCAGAAGGAATTCCTGCTGCGCCAGCAGCTGGCGGCCATCCGCAAGGAACTCGGCGAGGGGGAACCCGACGGCTCTGATGACTACCGGGCCCGCGTCGAGGCGGCTGAGCTGCCCGAGAAGGTGCGCGTGGCCGCGTTGCGCGAGGTCGGCAAGCTGGAACGCGTGAGCGACCAGAGCCCGGAAAGCGGCTGGATCCGCACCTGGCTGGACACCGTGCTCGACCTGCCCTGGAACGTGCGGACCGAGGACTCGACCGACCTGACGGGCGCGCGGGGCATTCTGGACGCCGATCACCACGGACTGGACGACGTCAAGGACCGCATCGTCGAGTACCTGGCGGTGCGAACCCGTCGCGCCCAGCGCGGTCTGCAGCTGGTGGGCGGACGTGGGTCCGGTGCGGTGATGGTGCTTGCCGGTCCCCCAGGGGTCGGCAAGACGTCACTGGGCGAAAGCGTGGCCCGGGCGCTGGGCCGCGCGTTCGTCCGCGTCGCCCTCGGCGGCGTGCGTGACGAGGCGGAAATCCGCGGGCACCGGCGCACCTACGTGGGTGCGCTGCCGGGCCGGATTGTGCGTGCCATCGGCGAGGCGGGTTCGATGAACCCCGTCGTGCTGCTGGACGAGATCGACAAGGTCGGCTCCGACTACCGCGGCGACCCGAGTGCGGCGCTGCTCGAGGTGCTCGACCCGGCGCAGAACCACACCTTCCGCGACCACTACCTGGACCTGGATCTGGACCTGTCCGACGTGGTGTTTCTGGCTACCGCCAACGTGATCGACAACATCCCGTCGGCGCTGCTGGACCGCATGGAACTGGTGCAGGTCGACGGCTACACCGAGGACGACAAGGTCGCCATCGCCCGCGACTACCTGCTGCCCCGGCAGCGGGAACGCGCGGCACTGACCGACGACGAGGTCACGGTCACCGACGCCGCGCTACACAAGATCGCGGCCGACTACACCCGCGAGCCCGGGGTGCGGCAGTTCGAACGGCTGCTGGCCAAGGCGCTGCGCAAGGTGACCACGAAGCTCGCTCCCAAATCGGAGGGCGTCAGCGACCCGCTCGTCATCGACGAGCACGATCTGGTCGGCTACCTCGGCCGTCCCCGGTTCACGCCGGAATCGGCCGAACGCACCGCGGTGCCCGGGGTGGCCACCGGCCTGGCCGTCACCGGCCTGGGCGGCGACGTGCTCTACATTGAGGCGGGTGCCACCGACGGCGAACCCGGGTTGCAGCTGACCGGTCAGTTGGGCGAAGTGATGAAGGAGTCGGCGCAGATCGCGCTGTCCTATGTGCGCTCCCACGCCGAAGCGTTGGGCATCGATATCAAGAACGATCCGAAGCTGCTGGATCGCCGCATCCACGTGCACGTGCCGGCCGGTGCGGTGCCCAAGGACGGCCCGTCGGCCGGCGTGACCATGGTGACCGCGCTGGTCTCGATGGCCACCGGACGGCAGGTCCGCTCGGATGTCGGCATGACCGGTGAGGTCACGCTGAACGGCCGGGTGCTGCCTATCGGTGGTGTCAAGCAGAAGCTGCTTGCCGCCCAACGTGCCGGGCTGTCAACGGTTTTCATTCCGGCACGCAACGAGCCCGATCTCGATGACGTGCCCGCCGAAGTCCTCGGGGCGCTCGACGTGAGGCCGATGACGGATGTCGCCGACATCGTTGCCCAGGCCCTGGAACCCGTGGGGCAGGTGGCGACGGTTGCGGCCTGA
- a CDS encoding hydrogen peroxide-inducible genes activator has protein sequence MSDKSFQPTLAGLRAFVAVAQKQHFGSAATTLGLSQSTLSQALATLETGLGAHLVERSTRRVRVTPEGERLLPLARAVVDATDAFTRAAAGVGDPLAGTIRLGLIPTVAPYVLPAMLAGLPRRLPDLTLRVVEDKTERLLGLLRDGVLDAALVALPIDSAGLTTLAMYEEDFVLALPPGHALSGKQRVSAAVLADLPLLLLDEGHCLRDQALEACREAGVRAEPADTRAASLATAVQCVAGGLGVTLIPESAVGVETARSSVGLARFAAPRPHRTIGLVFRSSSGREESYRRLAGIITGLIRG, from the coding sequence ATGTCCGATAAGAGTTTTCAACCCACACTGGCTGGTTTGCGGGCTTTCGTCGCGGTCGCCCAGAAGCAGCACTTCGGCAGCGCGGCAACAACTCTCGGGCTCAGTCAGTCAACGCTGTCACAGGCTCTGGCAACACTGGAAACCGGACTGGGCGCCCACCTCGTCGAGCGCTCCACCCGGCGAGTGCGCGTCACCCCCGAAGGTGAGCGACTACTTCCACTGGCTCGCGCGGTCGTCGATGCGACCGATGCCTTCACCCGTGCCGCCGCAGGGGTCGGCGATCCCTTGGCCGGAACGATCCGGCTGGGACTGATCCCCACCGTGGCGCCCTACGTGCTGCCGGCCATGCTGGCTGGATTGCCGCGCCGCTTGCCCGACCTGACGCTGCGGGTTGTCGAGGACAAGACCGAGCGTCTACTGGGCCTGCTGCGCGACGGTGTTCTGGACGCCGCCCTGGTAGCTCTGCCCATCGACTCGGCGGGCCTGACGACGCTCGCGATGTATGAGGAGGACTTCGTGTTGGCACTGCCTCCCGGCCATGCCCTGTCGGGCAAGCAGCGAGTATCGGCTGCCGTGCTGGCGGATTTGCCGCTGCTGCTGCTGGACGAAGGCCACTGCCTGCGCGATCAGGCGCTAGAAGCCTGCCGGGAAGCCGGGGTGCGCGCCGAACCGGCCGACACCCGCGCGGCTTCGCTGGCGACGGCGGTGCAGTGCGTGGCCGGGGGATTGGGCGTGACATTGATCCCCGAGAGCGCCGTCGGGGTCGAAACCGCGCGCAGCAGCGTCGGTCTCGCCCGGTTCGCCGCCCCGCGCCCGCACCGAACCATCGGTCTGGTGTTTCGTTCCTCGTCCGGCCGCGAGGAGTCCTATCGGCGACTGGCCGGGATTATCACCGGACTGATCAGGGGTTAG
- a CDS encoding DUF1810 domain-containing protein: MSELQRFVDAQAPVYDTVLNELRAGRKRSHWMWFVFPQLRVLGSSPTAQHYGIASLAEARAYLDHPVLGPRLRECVAVVNAVEGRSAEQIFGWPDNLKLRSSVTLFARATDDNHDLLALLDKYYDGEPDPLTVRRLD, encoded by the coding sequence ATGTCTGAACTACAGCGCTTCGTGGATGCGCAGGCCCCGGTCTACGACACCGTGCTCAACGAACTGCGGGCCGGACGCAAACGGAGTCACTGGATGTGGTTCGTCTTTCCTCAACTACGCGTGTTGGGCAGCAGCCCGACTGCGCAGCACTACGGCATCGCCTCACTCGCAGAGGCCCGCGCGTACCTCGACCACCCGGTGCTCGGGCCGCGACTGCGCGAGTGTGTCGCTGTGGTCAACGCGGTCGAGGGCCGCTCCGCCGAGCAGATTTTCGGCTGGCCCGACAACCTGAAGTTGCGTTCCTCGGTCACGCTGTTCGCCCGCGCCACCGACGACAACCATGATTTGTTGGCGCTGCTCGACAAGTATTACGACGGTGAGCCGGATCCGCTGACGGTGCGGCGGCTGGATTAG
- a CDS encoding alpha-hydroxy acid oxidase has protein sequence MTVKRQVPRVRDLAPLLQFKKPQFDRTRRRLDAALTIEDLRRIAKRRTPKAAFDYTDGAAEDELSITRARQAFRDIEFHPAILRDVSNVSAGWDVLGRPVDLPFAIAPTGFTRLMHTEGEIAGARAAAAAGIPFSLSTLGTTAIEDLVTAAPQGRKWFQLYMWRDRERSMQLVQRAADAGFDTMLVTVDVPVAGARLRDVRNGMSIPPALTLRTVLDAVPHPHWWFDLLTTEPLSFASLDRWSGTVGEYLNTMFDPSVTFDDLVWIKSQWPGKLVVKGIQTLEDARAVVDRGVDGIVLSNHGGRQLDRAPVPFHLLPVVARELGTDTEVLMDTGIMSGADIVAAIALGARCTLVGRAYLYGLMAGGEAGVRRAIDILQSGVIRTMGLLGVSCLQELSPKHVTQLRRLAPR, from the coding sequence ATGACGGTCAAGCGGCAGGTGCCCAGAGTGCGGGACCTGGCTCCGTTGCTGCAATTCAAGAAGCCTCAGTTCGATCGCACCAGGCGGCGCCTGGACGCCGCGCTGACCATCGAGGATCTGCGCCGCATCGCCAAACGCCGCACCCCGAAGGCGGCGTTCGACTACACCGACGGGGCCGCCGAAGACGAGCTGTCCATCACGCGGGCTCGACAAGCGTTCCGCGACATCGAGTTTCATCCGGCCATTTTGCGCGACGTGAGCAATGTGTCGGCCGGGTGGGACGTGCTGGGCCGGCCGGTGGACCTACCGTTCGCGATTGCGCCGACCGGGTTCACCCGCTTGATGCACACCGAGGGCGAGATCGCCGGCGCGCGCGCCGCGGCGGCGGCCGGCATTCCGTTCTCGCTGTCCACCCTGGGCACCACCGCGATCGAGGACCTGGTGACCGCTGCCCCGCAGGGCCGCAAGTGGTTTCAGCTGTACATGTGGCGGGATCGCGAGCGCTCGATGCAGTTGGTGCAGCGGGCCGCCGACGCGGGTTTCGACACGATGCTGGTGACGGTGGACGTTCCGGTGGCCGGGGCCCGACTTCGCGATGTGCGCAACGGGATGTCGATCCCGCCCGCGTTGACGTTGCGTACCGTGCTCGACGCGGTGCCGCACCCGCACTGGTGGTTCGACCTGCTCACCACCGAACCACTGTCCTTCGCATCCCTTGATCGTTGGTCGGGAACCGTGGGCGAGTACCTTAATACGATGTTCGACCCCAGCGTCACCTTCGACGACCTGGTCTGGATCAAGTCGCAGTGGCCGGGCAAGCTTGTCGTCAAAGGGATTCAGACGCTCGAAGACGCCCGCGCGGTGGTCGATCGGGGTGTGGACGGCATCGTCTTGTCCAATCACGGTGGACGACAGCTCGATCGGGCGCCGGTTCCGTTCCATTTGCTGCCCGTGGTGGCACGCGAGCTGGGCACCGACACCGAGGTGCTGATGGACACGGGCATCATGTCGGGCGCAGACATCGTCGCGGCCATCGCCCTGGGCGCGCGCTGCACCCTGGTCGGACGGGCTTACCTGTACGGGCTGATGGCAGGTGGCGAGGCGGGTGTCCGGCGGGCGATCGACATACTGCAGAGCGGAGTCATCCGCACCATGGGATTGCTGGGTGTGAGCTGCCTGCAAGAGCTTTCGCCGAAGCACGTCACTCAGCTGAGACGACTGGCGCCGCGATAA